The following coding sequences are from one Desulfurellaceae bacterium window:
- a CDS encoding glutamate mutase L: DVTRGVLNAIQEVEDLSGRTILDGERILTPARAETGVDIYVSTSSAGGGLQLMVAGVVTTMSAESAQRCALGAGAIVMDSLASNDGRPGYEKIERIRRLRPDMILL, translated from the coding sequence GGATGTCACCCGTGGGGTCTTGAACGCCATTCAGGAAGTCGAAGACTTGTCCGGCCGGACGATCCTCGACGGCGAGCGCATTCTCACCCCGGCCCGGGCCGAGACCGGGGTCGATATCTATGTCTCGACCAGCAGCGCCGGGGGCGGTCTCCAGCTGATGGTCGCCGGCGTGGTCACAACCATGAGTGCCGAGAGCGCCCAGCGCTGCGCCCTGGGTGCCGGGGCGATTGTGATGGACAGTCTGGCCTCCAACGATGGGCGGCCCGGCTATGAGAAGATCGAACGCATCCGCCGTCTGCGCCCGGATATGATCCTGCTGG